Proteins encoded within one genomic window of Falco biarmicus isolate bFalBia1 chromosome 14, bFalBia1.pri, whole genome shotgun sequence:
- the LOC130158620 gene encoding TLR adapter interacting with SLC15A4 on the lysosome-like isoform X2, giving the protein MNGVSSCSRRVLGYVIICLSHPTRIGPHGTLVIRLLLTLVVMLAEGILTSLIYKESCHQDKPRRSHASRKVEEGIWRQKLVDKPKIKGFADGCEKQSEISARGSKMEHRGGPQRRSIQEAPPKDQKTLVKGTVSPALHIPKREQNTEQMDLYRSWSCNSIYQNYPDLHIGGDRVGGHTCDSGCVLDHVCDELPDGPVLLSIDIPLGPSPLCEHPERPNIKSLCGDEAGDRSIILCEEPLSNSVLNKYMETKVAELYKQFFEENLTRCGSVTNLLTSSLIRNNVYQLSFQISQEQSIETSKAREVLLHSLALFSLHTTHRNSSEFSTPSLQISNPACMKKSGRMQFTS; this is encoded by the exons atgaatGGTGTGAG CAGCTGTAGTAGGAGAGTTCTGGGCTATGTGATTATCTGCCTCTCTCACCCGACTAGGATCG GACCACATGGAACTCTGGTGATTAGACTGTTGCTCACGCTTGTCGTCATGCTGGCAGAAGGCATCTTAACCAGCCTCATCTATAAAGAAAGCTGTCATCAAGATAAACCTCGCAGATCTCATGCATCCAGAAAGGTTGAAGAGGGAATTTGGAGACAGAAACTTGTAGATAAACCAAAAATTAAAGGCTTTGCTGATGGATGTGAGAAGCAGAGTGAGATCTCTGCTAGGGGTAGCAAAATGGAACACAGGGGTGGTCCTCAGCGGAGATCCATACAAGAGGCACCTCCAAAAGATCAGAAAACACTTGTTAAAGGAACTGTATCGCCAGCTTTACATATCCCCAAAAGAGAGCAAAATACTGAGCAGATGGACTTGTACAGATCCTGGTCATGCAACAGTATTTATCAAAACTATCCTGACTTACATATTGGGGGAGACCGTGTGGGGGGCCATACGTGTGATTCAGGTTGTGTTTTGGACCATGTGTGTGATGAACTTCCCGATGGCCCTGTTCTGCTGTCCATAGATATTCCTCTGGGGCCGTCCCCTCTGTGTGAGCATCCCGAAAGGCCCAATATAAAATCTCTGTGTGGAGATGAAGCTGGAGATAGGAGTATCATTCTCTGTGAGGAGCCTCTTTCAAACTCCGTGCTCAACAAGTACATGGAAACAAAAGTGGCAGAGCTCTATAAACAGTTTTTTGAAGAGAACTTGACCAGGTGTGGTTCTGTAACAAACCTCCTCACTTCCAGTTTGATACGGAATAACGTGTATCAGTTAAGCTTTCAGATATCACAGGAGCAGAGTATAGAGACGTCAAAAGCCAGAGAAGTGCTCTTGCACTCTTTAGCTTTGTTTAGTTTGCACACTACCCATAGAAATAGCTCTGAATTTAGTACTCCAAGCTTACAGATCTCAAACCCAGCATGCATGAAAAAGAGTGGCAGGATGCAGTTTACATCGTGA
- the LOC130158620 gene encoding TLR adapter interacting with SLC15A4 on the lysosome-like isoform X1, whose product MTLWQLATHQRCTTIGNISSFFFLTSSFRSSVTLYSKTTRFSSGITSVLEGKKWGTKSCVWKVFFHIDSSKERVCKNLFSYSSCSRRVLGYVIICLSHPTRIGPHGTLVIRLLLTLVVMLAEGILTSLIYKESCHQDKPRRSHASRKVEEGIWRQKLVDKPKIKGFADGCEKQSEISARGSKMEHRGGPQRRSIQEAPPKDQKTLVKGTVSPALHIPKREQNTEQMDLYRSWSCNSIYQNYPDLHIGGDRVGGHTCDSGCVLDHVCDELPDGPVLLSIDIPLGPSPLCEHPERPNIKSLCGDEAGDRSIILCEEPLSNSVLNKYMETKVAELYKQFFEENLTRCGSVTNLLTSSLIRNNVYQLSFQISQEQSIETSKAREVLLHSLALFSLHTTHRNSSEFSTPSLQISNPACMKKSGRMQFTS is encoded by the exons ATGACATTATGGCAGTTAGCAACTCATCAGCGTTGCACCACAATCGGaaacatctcttcttttttttttttaacatcctcTTTTAGATCTAGTGTCACTTTGTATTCAAAAACCACTCGCTTTTCCAGTGGGATCACTTCTgttttagaagggaaaaaatggggAACTAAATCATGCGTatggaaggtttttttccacatagaCAGCAGTAAAGAAAGAGTATGTAAGAATCTATTCTCTTACAGCAGCTGTAGTAGGAGAGTTCTGGGCTATGTGATTATCTGCCTCTCTCACCCGACTAGGATCG GACCACATGGAACTCTGGTGATTAGACTGTTGCTCACGCTTGTCGTCATGCTGGCAGAAGGCATCTTAACCAGCCTCATCTATAAAGAAAGCTGTCATCAAGATAAACCTCGCAGATCTCATGCATCCAGAAAGGTTGAAGAGGGAATTTGGAGACAGAAACTTGTAGATAAACCAAAAATTAAAGGCTTTGCTGATGGATGTGAGAAGCAGAGTGAGATCTCTGCTAGGGGTAGCAAAATGGAACACAGGGGTGGTCCTCAGCGGAGATCCATACAAGAGGCACCTCCAAAAGATCAGAAAACACTTGTTAAAGGAACTGTATCGCCAGCTTTACATATCCCCAAAAGAGAGCAAAATACTGAGCAGATGGACTTGTACAGATCCTGGTCATGCAACAGTATTTATCAAAACTATCCTGACTTACATATTGGGGGAGACCGTGTGGGGGGCCATACGTGTGATTCAGGTTGTGTTTTGGACCATGTGTGTGATGAACTTCCCGATGGCCCTGTTCTGCTGTCCATAGATATTCCTCTGGGGCCGTCCCCTCTGTGTGAGCATCCCGAAAGGCCCAATATAAAATCTCTGTGTGGAGATGAAGCTGGAGATAGGAGTATCATTCTCTGTGAGGAGCCTCTTTCAAACTCCGTGCTCAACAAGTACATGGAAACAAAAGTGGCAGAGCTCTATAAACAGTTTTTTGAAGAGAACTTGACCAGGTGTGGTTCTGTAACAAACCTCCTCACTTCCAGTTTGATACGGAATAACGTGTATCAGTTAAGCTTTCAGATATCACAGGAGCAGAGTATAGAGACGTCAAAAGCCAGAGAAGTGCTCTTGCACTCTTTAGCTTTGTTTAGTTTGCACACTACCCATAGAAATAGCTCTGAATTTAGTACTCCAAGCTTACAGATCTCAAACCCAGCATGCATGAAAAAGAGTGGCAGGATGCAGTTTACATCGTGA
- the LOC130158620 gene encoding TLR adapter interacting with SLC15A4 on the lysosome-like isoform X3: protein MNGVSCSRRVLGYVIICLSHPTRIGPHGTLVIRLLLTLVVMLAEGILTSLIYKESCHQDKPRRSHASRKVEEGIWRQKLVDKPKIKGFADGCEKQSEISARGSKMEHRGGPQRRSIQEAPPKDQKTLVKGTVSPALHIPKREQNTEQMDLYRSWSCNSIYQNYPDLHIGGDRVGGHTCDSGCVLDHVCDELPDGPVLLSIDIPLGPSPLCEHPERPNIKSLCGDEAGDRSIILCEEPLSNSVLNKYMETKVAELYKQFFEENLTRCGSVTNLLTSSLIRNNVYQLSFQISQEQSIETSKAREVLLHSLALFSLHTTHRNSSEFSTPSLQISNPACMKKSGRMQFTS from the exons atgaatGGTGTGAG CTGTAGTAGGAGAGTTCTGGGCTATGTGATTATCTGCCTCTCTCACCCGACTAGGATCG GACCACATGGAACTCTGGTGATTAGACTGTTGCTCACGCTTGTCGTCATGCTGGCAGAAGGCATCTTAACCAGCCTCATCTATAAAGAAAGCTGTCATCAAGATAAACCTCGCAGATCTCATGCATCCAGAAAGGTTGAAGAGGGAATTTGGAGACAGAAACTTGTAGATAAACCAAAAATTAAAGGCTTTGCTGATGGATGTGAGAAGCAGAGTGAGATCTCTGCTAGGGGTAGCAAAATGGAACACAGGGGTGGTCCTCAGCGGAGATCCATACAAGAGGCACCTCCAAAAGATCAGAAAACACTTGTTAAAGGAACTGTATCGCCAGCTTTACATATCCCCAAAAGAGAGCAAAATACTGAGCAGATGGACTTGTACAGATCCTGGTCATGCAACAGTATTTATCAAAACTATCCTGACTTACATATTGGGGGAGACCGTGTGGGGGGCCATACGTGTGATTCAGGTTGTGTTTTGGACCATGTGTGTGATGAACTTCCCGATGGCCCTGTTCTGCTGTCCATAGATATTCCTCTGGGGCCGTCCCCTCTGTGTGAGCATCCCGAAAGGCCCAATATAAAATCTCTGTGTGGAGATGAAGCTGGAGATAGGAGTATCATTCTCTGTGAGGAGCCTCTTTCAAACTCCGTGCTCAACAAGTACATGGAAACAAAAGTGGCAGAGCTCTATAAACAGTTTTTTGAAGAGAACTTGACCAGGTGTGGTTCTGTAACAAACCTCCTCACTTCCAGTTTGATACGGAATAACGTGTATCAGTTAAGCTTTCAGATATCACAGGAGCAGAGTATAGAGACGTCAAAAGCCAGAGAAGTGCTCTTGCACTCTTTAGCTTTGTTTAGTTTGCACACTACCCATAGAAATAGCTCTGAATTTAGTACTCCAAGCTTACAGATCTCAAACCCAGCATGCATGAAAAAGAGTGGCAGGATGCAGTTTACATCGTGA